The window GACATCGTCTTTCTCCAGTCGGGGGACAAGGTGCCGGCCGATCTGCGCCTGCTGCAGATCCATGAGCTGCAGGTGGACGAGGCGATGCTGACGGGCGAATCGCTCCCGGTGAGCAAGTCGGCGGAACCGGTGGCGGCCTCGGCGACAGTCGGCGACCGGACGGACATGGCTTTCTCCGGCACCATGGTGACGTCCGGACAGGGAACCGGGGTGGTGGTGGCGACGGGGGGGGAAACCGAACTGGGGCGCATCAACGAGATGCTCGCGCAGGTACAGACCCTCACCACCCCCCTGCTGCGGCAGATCGGGGAGTTCGCGCGCCGTCTGACGGTCATCATCATCGTCCTGGCCGGCGGCACCTTGGGTTTCGGCGTCCTGCTGCGGGGCTACTCCCCCGGCGAGATGTTCCTGGCGGCGGTCGGCCTGATGGTGGCCGCCATTCCCGAAGGCCTGCCCGCCATCATCACCATCACCCTGGCCATCGGAGTCCAGCGGATGGCCCAGCGCCGAGCGATTATCCGCCGGCTGCCGGCGGTGGAGACGCTGGGAGCGGTGACCGTCATCTGCTCCGACAAGACCGGGACCCTGACCCGTAGCGAAATGACGGTGCAGGCGGTGGTCACCACCGATCATCGCTTCGAGGTCAGCGGCGTGGGGTATGATCCGCACGGTGTTTTATCGATTGCGGGACAGGAGGTCTGTCCCCCCGACTATCCCGTTCTGGAAGAAATCGGCCGGGCGGGTCTGCTGTGCAACGATTCGATTCTGGCCGGTGAGGAAGGGGAATGGCGGATTCAAGGAGATCCCACTGAGGGGGCTTTGCTGGTTCTCGGGCGAAAGATGGGGATCGATCCCGACCTGGCCGGAGAAAGATGGCCGCGCGACGACATCATCCCCTTTGAATCGCAGCACCGTTTCATGGCGACCCTGCATCATGACCATGAGGGGCACGGATTTATCATTCTCAAGGGCGCGCCCGAACGCCTGCTGCTGATGTGCGACCGGCAGCGCAGCGGCAAGGGGGACTTTCCCCTTGATTATTCCTTCTGGCTGGGGGAGATGGAGAGACTGGCCGTGCAGGGGATGAGGGTGCTGGGCATCGCTTCCGCACCCGCGCGGGCGGAGCAGGACAAGCTGCTTTATGAGAACGTCGAGAACGGGATGGTCCTGCTCGGCCTCGTCGGCATCATCGATCCCCCCCGGGAGGAAGCCATTGTCGCCGTCCGCCAATGCAGGTCGGCAGGGATCCGGGTCAAGATGATCACCGGAGACCACCTGATCACTGCCAGCGCCATCGCCCGGCAGATGGGTATCGGCAGCGGGCAGGCCGCCCTCTCCGGCGAGGATCTCGAAAAGATGGATGATGCGGAGTTGCAGCAGCAGGTCCGGACGGTCGAGGTTTTCGCCCGCGCCGCCCCCGAGCACAAGCTGCGGCTGGTTGAGGCTCTGCAGGCCAACGGGGAAGTGACGGCGATGACCGGCGACGGGGTCAACGACGCCCCCGCCCTCAAGCGTTCAAATATCGGCGTAGCCATGGGGATCAAGGGGACGGAAGTGGCCAAGGAAGCGGCCGAGATGGTCCTGACGGACGACAACTTCGCCTCCATCGCCAGCGCGGTGGAAGAGGGTCGGACCGTCTACGACAACATCCGCAAGGCGATTTTGTTCATTCTCCCCACAAACGGCGCCGAGGCGCTGATCATCCTGGTCGCCATCGCCTTGGGCCGGAGCCTGCCGATTACTCCGGTGCAGATTCTGTGGATCAACATGATCACCGCCGTCACCCTTGCCCTCGCTCTGGCTTTCGAGCCCCCGGAGAGCGATGTCATGAGCCGGCCGCCCCGAGATCCGCGGGAACCGATCCTCGGCCCCTTTCTGATCTGGCGCCTGGTCTACGTATCTTTCATCCTGGTGGCCGGCACCTTCGGCCTTTTTCTCTTGGAGCGGGAAAGCGGCGCCGACATCCAGACCGCCCGCACTGTCGCGGTCAACACCCTGGTCATGTTCGAGGCTTTTTATCTGCTTAACTCCCGCTACCTGCACCGCTCCGTACTTTCACGCGAGGGTCTGCTGGGCAATCGCTACGTTTTGCTCGCCATCGCCCTTGTTATCGCCTTCCAGCTTCTGTTCACCTACGCGCCGCCGATGCAGCTGCTGTTCGACACGGTCGCGATGGATGCCATGGCATGGCTGCGGGTCGTTCTGGTTTCCTTCTCGGTTTTCGTCCTGGTGGAAGGGGAAAAGCTTGTATTTCGTTTCTATTACCGGGATTGACGGAGAGAGGGGCTGATGGAGAATATTCCGCGGGGCGTTTTATGGATCGGACTCTACCTGGCGCTGGTGACGACGCCGCTTTTCTTTCTGCTGCTCGGGCCGATGCCTCCGGGGAGCGGCTTCTGGAACGATCTGTCCCTGGCCCTGGGGTTCGCCGGAACTGCGATGATGGCAGTCATGTTTGTGCTGACGGCCCGCTTTCATCGGGCGACCGCCCCTTTCGGCATCGACCTCATCTACTACTTTCACCGCCTGACCTCCCTGGCAGCCTTTATTTTTATTCTGGCCCATCCGTTCCTCCTGATGGCCGAAGAACCCGCTCTTCTGTCTTTCCTGCATCCTCGTTTCATCCCCTGGCACCTGACCAGTGGAGTCCTTTCGTTTCTGCTTCTCTCGACGCTCATGGCGACCTCGCTCTGGCGCAAGCCCCTGGGCATTCACTACGACAGCTGGCGTCTGGGACACATGGTCCTTGCGGTCGCCGCCTTGGCGCTGGCTGTCGCCCACATTGCAGGGACGGGGCACTTCAGCGCCGTCCCCTGGAAGAGCGGGTTGTGGATGGCCATTGCCCTGTCCTGCCTGGCCGTCGTCGCCTATGTCCGCCTGCTCAGGCCTCTGCAGATGCTCCGGCGCCCCTACAGGGTGCAGCAGGTCAACGCCGAACGAGGCAGCACCTGGACCCTGGTTCTGAAACCCCAGGGACATGGTGGATTTCGCTTCCTGCCGGGGCAGTTCGCCTGGCTGACCCTCTGGAGTTCGCCCTTCGCCATGAAAGAACATCCCTTTTCCATTTCGTCGAGCGCGCAGACGACCGGGGAGCTGCACTTCACGATTAAGGAGCTGGGCGACTTCACCCGCCGCATCAAAACCGTGGAACCCGGCGCCATCGTCTATCTCGATGGACCTTACGGATCCTTTTCGGTGAATCGCAGCCGGGCGCCCGGCTTTGTTTTCGTGGCCGGGGGTGTTGGAATCGCCCCCATCATGAGCATGC is drawn from Desulfuromonas sp. TF and contains these coding sequences:
- a CDS encoding cation-transporting P-type ATPase, producing MPGPDSDHSETAWHALSGEETLARLDAREAGLTPEEAGRRLAEFGPNRLPPPTRNGPLLRFLLQFHNVLIYVLLVAAVVTAFLGHWVDFAVILGVVVLNALISFIQEGKAEKALESIRRMLSLHATVLRGGHRRQVGAEDLVPGDIVFLQSGDKVPADLRLLQIHELQVDEAMLTGESLPVSKSAEPVAASATVGDRTDMAFSGTMVTSGQGTGVVVATGGETELGRINEMLAQVQTLTTPLLRQIGEFARRLTVIIIVLAGGTLGFGVLLRGYSPGEMFLAAVGLMVAAIPEGLPAIITITLAIGVQRMAQRRAIIRRLPAVETLGAVTVICSDKTGTLTRSEMTVQAVVTTDHRFEVSGVGYDPHGVLSIAGQEVCPPDYPVLEEIGRAGLLCNDSILAGEEGEWRIQGDPTEGALLVLGRKMGIDPDLAGERWPRDDIIPFESQHRFMATLHHDHEGHGFIILKGAPERLLLMCDRQRSGKGDFPLDYSFWLGEMERLAVQGMRVLGIASAPARAEQDKLLYENVENGMVLLGLVGIIDPPREEAIVAVRQCRSAGIRVKMITGDHLITASAIARQMGIGSGQAALSGEDLEKMDDAELQQQVRTVEVFARAAPEHKLRLVEALQANGEVTAMTGDGVNDAPALKRSNIGVAMGIKGTEVAKEAAEMVLTDDNFASIASAVEEGRTVYDNIRKAILFILPTNGAEALIILVAIALGRSLPITPVQILWINMITAVTLALALAFEPPESDVMSRPPRDPREPILGPFLIWRLVYVSFILVAGTFGLFLLERESGADIQTARTVAVNTLVMFEAFYLLNSRYLHRSVLSREGLLGNRYVLLAIALVIAFQLLFTYAPPMQLLFDTVAMDAMAWLRVVLVSFSVFVLVEGEKLVFRFYYRD
- a CDS encoding ferric reductase-like transmembrane domain-containing protein → MENIPRGVLWIGLYLALVTTPLFFLLLGPMPPGSGFWNDLSLALGFAGTAMMAVMFVLTARFHRATAPFGIDLIYYFHRLTSLAAFIFILAHPFLLMAEEPALLSFLHPRFIPWHLTSGVLSFLLLSTLMATSLWRKPLGIHYDSWRLGHMVLAVAALALAVAHIAGTGHFSAVPWKSGLWMAIALSCLAVVAYVRLLRPLQMLRRPYRVQQVNAERGSTWTLVLKPQGHGGFRFLPGQFAWLTLWSSPFAMKEHPFSISSSAQTTGELHFTIKELGDFTRRIKTVEPGAIVYLDGPYGSFSVNRSRAPGFVFVAGGVGIAPIMSMLRTLADRGDGRPLLLFYAYHTWERLTFREELENLKDRLNLNLVTVLSEPPGDWEGEIGFLREEIFARHLPADKMPRECYVCGPTPMIEVAERALSRQGVPLGRIHSELFDLV